The genomic interval CGCTTCCTTGAGGCTGAAAAGGGCAGTCTGGAACCGGTACCGGTGACATTTCTGGAAAACCAGTCTGCAGAAGCTGAACGCATACCGGCGGGTACTCGGATAACCGTCTATATCTCCCGGAAGGGACTTATTATTGAGGCGGAAGGCAGAACAAACCGCGGAGCAGCGGTTGGCGAACTGGTCCCGGTAACCCTGACAAATACCCGCCGCAGGCTCAATTGCCTGCTTACAGGCTCAGGAGAAGGGGAGGTCCGACTCTGATGGGAACATGCAAAACTAAACATATGCTGCTCCTTGTAGCAGCTATTCTTTTAATCACTTCTTTCGCACAAATCTCCCGTCTCCACGCTCAGGACAATGTCCGGCTGCGGGAAATTTCGGTTGTAGAAGGCTTCCGGGAAAACCAGCTTGCCGGGCTTGGTATTGTTACCGGTCTGGCAGGCAAGGGTGATTCCCAGTCCTCACCCCTTATGCGGCGTTTTCTGGCTAACATGGTCTCAAGCTTTACTGAGCAGGTAAGCGAACGTGACATCCGCAGTAAAAACAGCGCGGTGGTACTGGTAACAGCGGACTTGCCGGCGTATGTGCAGCCGGGGGAGCGGATAAGCGCCCGGGTCTCCAGTATCGGTGACGCAAAATCCCTGATCGGCGGTGTCCTGCTGCAAACCCCCTTAAAAGGTGCAGACGGAACGGTCTATGCGGTGGCTCAGGGAAGTATTCCCGGTATCAGCGGCTCCTCCAATGATACCGTTGCCTCCCTGCCGGGAGGGGCCATTATGGAACGGGGAGTAAACTCCCAGGTGAGCGAAAACGGAACTGTGAACATTCTTCTGAAGGACCCGGATTTCGGTACTGCCGCGGCAGTTACCAGGGTCATCAGAGAAAACAGCGAGTTCGAGGTTGCCTTTGCGGATGCTGCCCGTATCAGTATTCGTATTCCCGAAGAGTACAGTGACCGAATAGTAGAGATGGTCGCTGAACTGGAGAACCTCAGCGTTCCGCCGGCTTTTACCGACAGGGTTGTAGTAAATCCCCGAACCGGCGTAGTCGTCATGGGCAAGGACGTACGTATCGGAAAGGTCGCTGTTTCCTATCAGGGATTGAAAATCAGTGTTATGGATGACGATATCTATTCCGATAAAGAGAGCGAGAGCTTT from Marispirochaeta sp. carries:
- a CDS encoding flagellar basal body P-ring protein FlgI encodes the protein MGTCKTKHMLLLVAAILLITSFAQISRLHAQDNVRLREISVVEGFRENQLAGLGIVTGLAGKGDSQSSPLMRRFLANMVSSFTEQVSERDIRSKNSAVVLVTADLPAYVQPGERISARVSSIGDAKSLIGGVLLQTPLKGADGTVYAVAQGSIPGISGSSNDTVASLPGGAIMERGVNSQVSENGTVNILLKDPDFGTAAAVTRVIRENSEFEVAFADAARISIRIPEEYSDRIVEMVAELENLSVPPAFTDRVVVNPRTGVVVMGKDVRIGKVAVSYQGLKISVMDDDIYSDKESESFLIGQRPTVEDFVDLLREIGVDTMGLIEILQAVDHAGALYGKLEVM